The Nicotiana tabacum cultivar K326 chromosome 5, ASM71507v2, whole genome shotgun sequence sequence aatatcactattttgtatcacccgggcaaggccaatgtggtggccgatgctttgagtcgccgggcagagagtttagggagtttggattatttaccaacatcagagaggcctatggcaatagatgttcaggccttagccagccagtttgtgagattggatctttcggagcccagtcgggttctagcttgcctGGTTTCTCAGTCGtctttatttgatcgcatcagggagcggtagtatgatgacccttatttgtttgtcctcaaggacaaggttcagcatggtgatgctagggatgtgactattggtgatgatggggtattgaggatgcagggtcggatttgtgtacccaatgtcgatgggcttcgagagttgattctagaggaggcccatagctcgcggtattccattttttgggtgccgcgaagatgtatcaggatttgagatagcactattggtggaggcggatgaagaaagatatagttagattcgtggctcggtgtctcaactatcagcatgtgaagtatgagcaccagagaccgtgtgggttgcttcagcagatagagattccggaatggaagtgggagcggatcaccatggactttgtagttgggctcccatgaactttgagaaagttcgatgctatttgggtgattatggatcggctgaccaaatccgctcattttattcctgtgtgtaccacTTATTCCTCAAAGCgtttggcggagatttatatccgggagattgtttgtctgcatggtattccagtttccatcatttcagatagaggtacccagttcacatcacggttctggagagccgttcagcatgagttaggtactcgggtagagttgagtacaacatttcaccctcagacggacggacagtccgagcgcactattcatattcttgaggatatgctccgtgcgtgtgtgattgagtttggagggtcttgggatcagttcttgccattggcggagtttgcttacaacaacagctactagtccagtattcagatggcaccgtatgaggctttatatgggaggcggtgtagatccccagtgggttggtttgagctggatgaggctagattgttgggcacagacctggttcaggatgatttggagaaagttaaggtgattcaggatagattccgcacagcccagtccagacagaagagttacacggaccggaaggttcgtgatgtttcctatatggttggagagcgggttcttcttcgggttttgcctatgaaaggcgttatgaggttcgggaagaaaggaaagttgagtccaaggtttattggcccttttgagatattgatgcATGTTGGGGAGTTGCTTATGAGCtggccttacctcccagcttggcaggagttcatccggtatttcatgtttcgatgctccggaggtatcacggtgatccgtcacacgtgttggatttcagttcagtctagttggaaaaggatctatcttatgttgaggagctagtggcaatattggacaggcagattagaaagctgaggtcaaagaacattgcttcggtaaaggttcagtggcgaggccagccggtcgaggaggcgacctgggagactgagcaggatatgcgcagccgttaccctcatcttttcactacttcaggtatgtctctatgctcgttcgaggacgaacaaatgtttaaaagtaggaggatgtgatgacccggccggttgtcttaagaattaatgtccCGATCcactattaactgctttccccaagtttatttctgctaatgtgagtTGCCGGGAcattcggttttgagtttcagggagttttgggacacttagtccctaaatgagatattaagtgttggaaagttgaccatagtcagaacagtgtgaagacggccttggaatggaaatctaacggttctgttagctccgttgggtgatttcgggtttaggggcgtgatcgaattgtgttttggaggtccgtagctaatttaggcttgaaatggcgagagTCGAATATTTGAAGTTTccagtccgatagtgagattttgatctaagggtcggaacGGAATTCCGAAAactggagtagctccgtagtgttgaatgtgacgtgcttgcaaaatttcaggtcgttcggacgagatttgatagactttttgattgaaagcataagttaagagtttttggagttcttaggcttgaatcctatgttaaattggtgatttgatgttgttgtgagcgttccgatgttttgaacaagtttgaacgatgtcatgggatgtgttggcacaattggtttgaagtcccggggactcgggtgagttccggataggttccgggatgttttaggccgcaAATCATAGCTGTTGCAGGTCCAGAAGAGTTGCAGGCCTTGGaacccaccagtgcggtccgcacaaagtccAGTGTGTCCACGGTGGGGGCTGTGCGGCCATACAAAATGCAGTGCAGTCCGCGGTGAGGAAAATTTTACTGGTCCTATTTtgaaagctcatatcttttgatttacaaggaattttgggatgattcaaaaatgaaagttgtagccctgcgtatctagtttccagaaagtaaaagaaatcacaatttggacatctgtagtgAATATTATGGCCAATATACTAAATCCTGTCATTGCAGTCaaaacctgtgcggccgcagtcatttttgtgcggaccacgcTCGTTTTTCTGCGGTCCACTGAGGTGGAAATCCGGGGGGTGTcttataaatacgaggttttgagttttatttcatattttgagctagagagctcggatttaggcgatattttgaaggtttttcaagcaATTCATCGgggcaagtgattctaactcagatttggctagagtacatgaatccatcattgaatttatcatttaattcgtgatttgggatggaatttgggaagaaaacttgtgaaatctttcaaaaatgtaaaataatgatttgaaggaccaaatagtatcggaattggataattttggcatggttagactcgtgagagtatgaggattctgaaaatttaaattttacctgatttcaagaagtgggcccgaggggcattttggtcattttatataatttcccgtattagcttagaatttaattgtagaatcagttacttgaagtgttatttacattatgcaatcgaattgaatagatttgggccctttggagtcgagtactcgtggcaaaaacATGGTgctgggttgattttgagtcggttcgaggtaagtggcttgtttaatcttgtgtgggggacctttcccttatgattggtatatttggtaattgaaatgccttatacgtaaggtgacgagtacgtacttgtgctaattattggaaatccggttttcttatgtaattactagtatgtttcatttcctgtttctatttcttgcactattaagTCTGttattagcttaggaaagcatgtctaattgacttaatttcctttatttgattcaacctgtcctacttgaattctgtgcaacatgctagaCTAGAATCGCTTGTTgtcttaatatgaaattttgtcatttctggatattttcctgttgttgtgtattttgggactacggatgtgggattccttgtatgtttactttgggactacgggttagattcctattagatccccctgcacatttactttgggactacatgTTAGAttcccctgcacagttatatggaactacgggaatccacccggtagattccccccagtactgggtatttacatttgggactacgggacgaatCCCTGGAGTTCCTTCGGACATATGTATGATgaactacaggacggtatcctgggataTCTACTggacagttgtaattgggactacaggacggtatcctggaggcgcctcggttgttatctctgtgttgagctgtatttctttctgtgGCTTGTTTTGTCTTtgatctagttgttgttgttctgtcaattctatgttatttcttacttttGCACTTTTTATACTGTTTTATTCCATACTGTTAACCCTCATATTGTATTTCACCTTAGTAggaccctgaccttcctcgtcactacccaaccgaggttaggcttggcacgtactgagtaccgttgttgtgtactcatgccccttctgcgcatgtttttcatgtgcaaatccaggtaccgcTGATCAGGCCTACTATCGTTGAGGAAGGCGACTgcttagagactccgaggtacatctgccgcgtccgcagaccaaggagtccctttctattcctgcctttagtatttagcccttttgtACTTTTCTATTCTTTACTAGAAATTCcgaagttagagctatgtagtatttcttttcttagcttgtgattcatgggttttcgggtcttggatttatgtttggtattgagagttaaacatggtatataccgagcggcacatttatacaatgttactgctttatttttgttttaaattgtttacttccgcaagttttaattttcttccgcaaattaagcttacctagtcgtagagactaggtgccgtcacgatggttcatgaaGGGCGAACCGGGGTTGTGACAGTCTAGCTAGCAATACACGTAAATCTAAAGATGCCCAGTGCAACAAGATCTTACTAGCGAGCACTTGAGTTAAAACCTTCTCCGTTATCCTGGTATGACTGGTTGTGCTATATGTTGAGTTACTATTAAACTATTGATACATTTTCTGTTTATACCACACGGTAAAAGCTCTCTAAACAGTAAAACATAAACAACAAACAAATGCTTCTTCAAGTATTTCAGTTGCACCCTATGATCAGTTCGAAACATTAAACGAAAAATAAATTTATTCTATGATCGCAAGTGGTAAACTTACCTGCTAAAAAAGGATAATGCTAACTAAAAAATAGAAATAGATACAAAAGAATTAGTCTATAATTCCCAAtgaagaaaattaaaaaagaagCAAATCTGATGTATGTGGATGGTTTCTTTACTAATTTACATTCACAAGAATTATTCGAATTTCTTCACAGGTTGAACAATATATCAAAAaacttaaaattataataaaacaaACAGTTTTGAAAATACCTCAACAGCAATGCTGGAGACAATGTTCTGATTCTCTGAATTACAGAATTGCAGAAGCATGGGGATCTTGGGCCATTCAGAAAATCTATTTATGTAAAGCTTTTCGAATGATTTCGTTATAAACTATATTGTACGTCGAATGATCATCGTTGCTATCTGTTGTTGGTGGTCGaattaataattaataacaaAGTGGGAACTTTTTGCTCTTGATAAGGCCACATAGAGTTGACCATGTGAGAAAATAGGTTCACGTAAATAAATTCCAACAAAGTCCAATGTTTGACCTTGAGCTTTATTTTTTATCATAACAAAACATAATCGCAATGGGAATTGTGTTCTCTTGAAAGGAACGGGCAATTTTCATCAGAAGATGATAACAATGGTATTCTTGGAATAAATACATGTGCATTCTTAAAATCTCCACTTACAATTTTGGCACTTATAATATGCTTTTGAAGGTCACAACATATAAGTCTTGTGCCATTGCATAAACCTTGGGATGAATTTAAGTTTCATAACAGAATAACAGGACAATGCTTTATTAATGTCAATTTATGGGGAGGTAAACCAGCGGAATGTAATGTATGCAAAAAATCTTCATATTGACTCTGATCATTCGCTTCAATAGTTTCATCAAATGCAATATATGTTCTAGCATCTCCAGGAAAGTGAGCTATGAGCAACTCATTCATTTCATCAACAAAGTCACTTTTTGTCATCAGAATTACGCGTGAAGTCATAGAAAACATATCAGAACATGTATGTAAATCTGGAAAAGTTGCTCTAAACAAAAGATCTAATGATTCCTTTTCAGAAATGAAAGGAATAACAAAATAATCAGGAATTTCTATTTTATCATAGTTATCTgttttttcttctccatttcctATTCTCAGCAAATATTCACAAAAAGAAGGATCTGTTTTAGCTCGCATATTTTCTGATAATCGCAGTTTCTCAAGTTGATTTCAAATTTCAGAATACAATAAGCTTTCTTAAATAAAATCTTCTTTTTTCCGTTCCGAACAACCGAGATGGTTTGTCTAAAGTCACCACCGAAAACAACTACTTTTCCCCCCAAATAGAGCTTTTGTATCCATCAGATCCTTCAAGAGAACATCAAAAGCTTCTATCACTTTCTTTTTTGCCATAGATACTTCATCCCATACAATGAGTTTGGCATAATGTATTAAAGCTGCTAATGAAATTTGTTTACTAATATTACAAGAGTATTGTTCATCAATTTCAGTAGGGAATTTAAAACGGGAGTGAGCAGTTCGTCCTCCTGGGAGGATCGAAGCCGCAACCCCTGAAGTTGTTATTGCTAAAGTGACAAAGCCTTTTGATCGTACAACAGCCAACAAAGCACGGTATAAAAAAGTTTTTCCAGTTTCACCAGGTCCGTCAATAAAAAAGGCACCTGATTGGTTAGAAAATATCATGTTAAGAATTTTATCATATGTTTTCCGTTGTTCAGTGTTCAACTTTGCCTCTAGTAACAAATCCTCTTCTCTAACAGTAATATTTCTTTCGAAATGACAATCTTTGGCTTCTCTAACAGCTGGTGATAGTGTAATTCTTTCCGGCACAAAATTATATTCGTTAATATCATGCCCTATCAAATGCAAAATGTCATTAATATGATTTAAAGTCATGTAACGAATATCTTTCGCATTTGTGTTCGGTAGAATCTTAAAATCTTCTGACATTGAATCTTCAAATTATTTCCAAAGCTCTGCTGGATTGATAGGATTACAATACACCAATAATGTTGCAAACAAGTGTCTTAAACTATATGACATTTGATAACTTACAGCTTCAAACATGTATTCGACTAAACTGTTATCACAGTGCAATAATCCTTTTTTTTCTGCAGACTCTCTAAATGTACTACAAGATATTCCATCAACTGTTAGTAAATCTTGATATGATTTGGGTCCTCTAACATTCATCAACAGTAATCTCAGGTAATATCTTTCTCCTTCTATTGGATGACATGTCACAACACGTCCAATAACCTTGCCTTTTATGCGACGTGTCCACATTTTATATGTTGTTGACCATACAAAGTATTTGGAAAATTCTTTATACAATAACGAAAGTTGCATAGTATCTTTATTTGGCGGTTCATAACAAAGAATTCAGTTAACATTGTTTTTCTAATCATCGGATTTCTTATAATTCTATCTATACTTTCAGAACTTTTAACGGAAACAAATTGTTGTCCTTCTAAATGTAACTGAAGGTGATACACAGCTGGAGTCATTTCACTAATTGGGAAACTAAATAAACGCCAAGCAGCTTCCGGAGGTGAAACCCATCTAGCCGATTGAtattc is a genomic window containing:
- the LOC107799771 gene encoding uncharacterized protein LOC107799771, which codes for MRAKTDPSFCEYLLRIGNGEEKTDNYDKIEIPDYFVIPFISEKESLDLLFRATFPDLHTCSDMFSMTSRVILMTKSDFVDEMNELLIAHFPGDARTYIAFDETIEANDQSQYEDFLHTLHSAGLPPHKLTLIKHCPVILL